Proteins from one Candidatus Angelobacter sp. genomic window:
- a CDS encoding DUF6717 family protein, with amino-acid sequence ASPFPGATEKLLWRRDESGGNWYYSDRTKTEGWLCPALFRYFTAAPREIYARAEPK; translated from the coding sequence GGCGTCACCCTTTCCCGGGGCCACGGAAAAGCTCCTGTGGCGACGGGACGAATCGGGCGGCAACTGGTATTATTCCGACCGGACCAAAACTGAAGGCTGGCTTTGTCCGGCCCTCTTCAGGTATTTTACCGCTGCTCCCAGAGAGATTTATGCGCGGGCAGAGCCAAAATAA
- a CDS encoding DUF1501 domain-containing protein — protein MLKKFASGFGMLGLAGLLAEDFLGRALAGATASPLAVHPPPFPAKAKRVIFLFMSGGPSHVDTFDPKPRLARDNGKPVPFEKPKLERTKTGNIFASPYSFQKHGTSGTEISELFPNLVTCVDDMCVIRSMVADNINHNGACLQMNTGEQAFSRPSLGSWLLYGLGSENQDLPGFIVISPSQPAQGAPLWSSSFLPAAYQGTLVSDLKNPIPNLANPRFSTGQQRGQLDLLKQLNVLHEQQREEDSRLSARIESFELAFRMQTEAPEAFDVERESPETRKLYGIGEDVTDIFGKQCLMARRLTERGVRMVQVYHTQTAKRNSCQLWDQHSELRKELPNNCAAVDKPIAGLLKDLKARGLLDETLVIWGGEFGRTPTAEGTNGREHHPFGFTMWLAGGGVKGGIVHGATDEFGWHAVQNKVHVHDLHATILHLMGINHEKLTYRYSGRDYRLTDVFGNVVKEILV, from the coding sequence ATGCTGAAAAAGTTCGCCAGCGGCTTCGGCATGTTGGGTCTCGCCGGTTTGCTGGCCGAGGATTTTCTTGGCCGCGCCCTGGCCGGCGCGACGGCGAGCCCGCTCGCAGTCCATCCACCCCCGTTCCCCGCGAAGGCCAAACGGGTGATTTTCCTGTTCATGTCGGGCGGACCGTCGCACGTGGACACGTTCGATCCCAAACCGCGACTGGCACGGGACAATGGCAAGCCGGTGCCATTCGAGAAGCCGAAACTCGAGCGCACGAAGACCGGAAACATCTTCGCATCACCGTACTCGTTTCAGAAACATGGCACGTCGGGGACCGAGATCAGCGAACTGTTTCCAAATCTCGTCACCTGCGTGGATGACATGTGCGTCATCCGCTCGATGGTGGCCGACAACATCAATCATAACGGCGCGTGTCTGCAGATGAACACCGGGGAGCAGGCGTTCTCGCGTCCCAGCCTTGGCTCGTGGCTGCTCTATGGACTCGGCAGCGAGAACCAGGACCTTCCCGGTTTCATCGTCATCAGCCCGTCACAACCGGCTCAGGGCGCGCCGCTCTGGAGTTCGAGCTTTCTGCCCGCCGCCTATCAGGGAACGCTGGTTTCCGATTTGAAGAATCCGATTCCGAACCTGGCGAACCCCCGTTTTTCCACCGGCCAGCAACGCGGCCAGCTCGATCTGCTCAAACAGCTCAATGTTCTGCACGAGCAGCAACGCGAGGAAGACAGCCGTCTGAGTGCGCGGATCGAATCCTTTGAACTGGCGTTCCGGATGCAGACGGAGGCCCCGGAGGCGTTCGATGTGGAACGCGAATCGCCCGAGACGCGAAAACTCTACGGCATCGGCGAGGACGTGACCGACATTTTCGGCAAGCAATGCCTCATGGCGCGCCGGCTGACCGAGCGCGGCGTTCGCATGGTGCAGGTTTATCACACGCAAACGGCGAAACGGAACAGCTGTCAGCTTTGGGACCAGCACAGCGAACTTCGCAAGGAACTGCCGAACAACTGCGCCGCGGTGGACAAGCCCATCGCCGGCCTGTTGAAGGACCTGAAAGCCCGCGGTCTGCTCGACGAGACACTGGTGATCTGGGGCGGCGAATTCGGCCGCACCCCGACGGCCGAGGGAACGAACGGTCGTGAGCATCATCCGTTCGGGTTCACCATGTGGCTTGCGGGCGGCGGTGTGAAAGGCGGCATCGTGCATGGCGCGACCGATGAGTTCGGCTGGCACGCCGTTCAGAACAAGGTCCACGTCCATGACCTGCACGCCACGATCCTTCACCTGATGGGCATCAACCACGAGAAATTGACCTACCGTTACAGCGGTCGCGATTATCGGCTCACCG